A region of Micropterus dolomieu isolate WLL.071019.BEF.003 ecotype Adirondacks linkage group LG01, ASM2129224v1, whole genome shotgun sequence DNA encodes the following proteins:
- the LOC123969818 gene encoding acyl-coenzyme A thioesterase 6-like: MAFQLIFPNHRAKSKLAEKRPVDSGEMSSQVRLRLLPSARCFFDEPIQVKVAGLRSRQVVTMRARLTDEKGVVFSSSATYRADGSGEIDLKRDPSLSGSYVGVEPMGLLWSMRADTLHKSFKENISFNPHVVKFSVHEGEGRMLAEAANERLLIGDGVSLLPIKEGNIQGVLFTPPGEGPFPAVLDLSSFPSEKRASLLANKGFVVLAVAVMTDKPDNVKEMHLDHFKEAVDFLQQHPKVGSKGVGVISRSKAADIALSLAAYVPGVEATVWINGCSANTVIPLYYRKRQILTPLPLDLSKLIPAESGAFIIKDSFQNPLAEENKGSLIPIEQAKGRFLFVASEDDLHFDTKAYMEEMVERLKRHGKDNFESVCYPRAGHLLEPPYVPYCPSSVHGFAQQPVLWGGEPSSHAAAEVHLWKKIQEFFRTHLSCDATQVS; the protein is encoded by the exons ATGGCTTTTCAATTGATTTTTCCCAATCACAGGGCAAAGTCTAAACTTGCTGAGAAAAGACCAGTAGATTCAGGTGAGATGTCCTCCCAAGTCAGACTGAGGCTGCTGCCAAGCGCCAGGTGCTTCTTCGATGAGCCCATTCAGGTGAAGGTGGCCGGGCTGAGGTCGAGACAGGTGGTCACCATGAGAGCCAGACTGACAGATGAGAAAGGAGTGGTGTTCAGCTCCTCAGCCACCTACAGGGCTGATGGGAGCGGGGAGATCGACCTGAAGAGAGACCCCTCACTCAGTGGCAGCTATGTTGGGGTTGAACCCATGGGTCTGCTGTGGTCGATGAGGGCGGACACCTTGCACAAATcgtttaaagaaaacatttcctTTAACCCACATGTGGTGAAGTTCTCTGTACACGAGGGGGAGGGCAGGATGCTGGCAGAGGCAGCCAATGAGAGGCTTCTGATTGGAGACGGGGTCAGCCTGCTCCCCATCAAAGAGGGCAATATTCAGGGAGTCCTGTTTACTCCCCCAG GAGAAGGTCCGTTTCCTGCTGTGTTGGATCTCAGCAGCTTTCCATCTGAGAAAAGAGCCTCTCTGCTGGCAAACAAAGGGTTTGTGGTTCTGGCTGTAGCGGTGATGACTGATAAGCCTGACAACGTGAAAGAGATGCATCTGGACCACTTTAAAGAAGCAGTGGATTTCTTACAACAACATCCTAAG GTGGGCAGTAAAGGAGTTGGTGTAATATCACGATCAAAGGCGGCAGATATTGCGCTTTCACTTGCTGCTTATGTACCAGGTGTTGAGGCCACAGTGTGGATCAATGGCTGCAGCGCCAATACGGTCATTCCTCTTTACTACAGAAAACGCCAAATCCTCACACCATTACCGTTGGACCTTAGCAAGTTGATTCCTGCTGAGTCAGGGGCCTTTATTATCAAGGATAGTTTTCAAAATCCCCTGGCAGAGGAAAACAAGGGAAGCCTGATCCCCATTGAACAAGCCAAGGGACGTTTCCTGTTTGTGGCTTCAGAGGACGACCTCCACTTTGACACTAAGGCTTACATGGAGGAGATGGTGGAGAGACTGAAGCGACATGGGAAGGATAACTTCGAGAGTGTGTGTTACCCGAGAGCTGGACACCTACTGGAGCCACCTTATGTACCCTACTGCCCCTCTAGTGTTCATGGGTTTGCACAACAGCCAGTCCTGTGGGGGGGAGAGCCCAGCTCCCATGCAGCAGCTGAAGTCCACCTGTGGAAGAAGATCCAGGAGTTCTTCAGAACCCACCTGAGCTGTGATGCTACACAGGTGTCATAG